One genomic window of Ziziphus jujuba cultivar Dongzao chromosome 4, ASM3175591v1 includes the following:
- the LOC132803557 gene encoding ATP synthase subunit alpha, chloroplastic-like, producing MVTIRADEISNIIREHIEQYNREVKFLNTGTVLQVGDDIARIYGLDEVMAGELVEFEEGTIGIALNLESNNVGVVLMGDGLMIQEGSSVKATGRIAQIQVSEAFLGRVINALAKPIDGRGEISASESRLIESPTPGIISRRSGDYP from the coding sequence ATGGTAACTATTCGAGCAGAtgaaattagtaacattattcGTGAACATATTGAGCAATATAATAGAGAAGTAAAGTTTTTAAATACCGGTACTGTACTCCAAGTAGGCGACGACATTGCTCGTATTTATGGTCTTGATGAAGTAATGGCGGGGGAATTAGTAGAATTTGAAGAAGGTACGATAGGCATTGCTCTGAATTTGGAATCAAATAATGTCGGTGTTGTATTAATGGGTGACGGTTTGATGATACAAGAGGGAAGTTCTGTAAAAGCAACAGGAAGAATTGCTCAGATCCAGGTAAGTGAGGCTTTTTTGGGCCGTGTTATAAATGCTCTGGCTAAACCTATTGATGGTCGAGGTGAAATTTCAGCTTCTGAATCCCGGTTAATTGAATCTCCCACCCCGGGTATTATTTCGAGACGTTCGGGAGATTATCCATAG